Proteins from a single region of Lelliottia sp. JS-SCA-14:
- the bcsR gene encoding cellulose biosynthesis protein BcsR: MHNNEPATPVDSGLGYTFQNDFLALSQAFSLPEIDYTDISQREQLAAAIKRWPLLAEFARQQ; the protein is encoded by the coding sequence ATGCATAATAACGAACCAGCGACGCCGGTTGATTCTGGCCTTGGGTACACATTCCAAAACGATTTTTTGGCGTTGAGCCAGGCTTTCTCATTGCCTGAAATAGACTACACCGATATTTCACAGCGAGAACAGTTGGCAGCGGCTATTAAACGCTGGCCATTATTAGCTGAATTTGCCCGTCAACAATAA
- the bcsQ gene encoding cellulose biosynthesis protein BcsQ yields MAILGLQGIRGGVGTTSITAALGWALQILGESVLVIDACPDNLLRMSFNVDYDTSDGWARALLDGRDWRDTAQRYTSQLDILPFGQLTASEKESMYTRYGTLGYFADALQLLQEKSHYKWILLDLPSGFSPLTRQLIEHCDHTLTVVNADANCHIRLHQQVLPNGAHILINDLRLSSQIQDDLYQVWLQSQRRLLPMVVHRDEAIAECLASKQPLGEYRSDSLAAEEILTLANWCLLHYTGRPEPAGGHL; encoded by the coding sequence ATGGCCATACTCGGATTACAGGGCATTCGTGGCGGTGTTGGTACAACATCTATAACAGCAGCGCTAGGATGGGCATTACAGATTTTAGGTGAATCGGTACTGGTCATTGATGCCTGTCCCGATAATTTGCTTCGCATGTCTTTTAACGTCGATTACGACACTTCTGACGGCTGGGCGCGCGCACTGCTCGATGGCCGCGACTGGCGTGATACCGCACAACGTTACACTTCACAGCTCGATATCCTGCCGTTCGGTCAGCTGACCGCCAGCGAAAAAGAGTCGATGTATACCCGCTATGGCACGCTGGGCTATTTTGCCGATGCGCTGCAGCTGTTGCAGGAAAAAAGCCATTACAAGTGGATCTTGCTCGATCTCCCGAGCGGATTCTCCCCGCTGACTCGCCAGTTAATCGAACACTGCGACCACACGCTGACCGTGGTCAACGCGGACGCCAACTGCCATATTCGCCTGCACCAGCAGGTGCTGCCGAACGGGGCGCATATTCTGATCAACGACTTACGTCTGAGCAGCCAGATTCAGGACGATCTCTATCAGGTGTGGCTGCAAAGCCAGCGCCGCCTGCTGCCAATGGTTGTCCATCGCGATGAAGCGATCGCCGAATGCCTGGCCTCCAAACAGCCGCTGGGCGAATACCGTAGCGATTCCCTGGCCGCAGAAGAGATCCTCACCCTGGCGAACTGGTGCTTACTGCACTATACCGGACGTCCGGAGCCCGCTGGAGGGCATCTATGA
- a CDS encoding glycosyl hydrolase family 8, translated as MRKPACAALAVMMSLCFSSFSEAGQAWESYKARFLMPDGRIVDTGNGNVSHTEGQGFAMLMAVVSDDKAAFDKLWQWTDTTLKNKDNGLFYWRYNPVEPDPITDKNDATDGDTMIAWALLKADARWHDPRYSAASDAITKALVSHTVIRYAGQRVMLPGANGFNLNSEVILNPSYFIFPAWQAFADRTHLQVWRELIKDGQTLLGKMGSGTANLPTDWVSLAAGGKLTPAKAWPPRMSYDAIRIPLYLHWYNPQSPQLTPWRSWFGQFSREKTPAWVNVTTNEYAPYMMEGGLLAVRDLTMGQAMSEPEITAKDDYYSASLKMLVWVSGR; from the coding sequence ATGAGAAAGCCCGCATGCGCCGCACTGGCGGTCATGATGAGTCTCTGTTTTTCGTCGTTTTCCGAGGCCGGTCAGGCCTGGGAGAGCTACAAGGCGCGCTTTTTAATGCCGGATGGTCGCATTGTCGATACCGGCAACGGCAACGTCTCCCACACGGAAGGGCAAGGTTTTGCCATGCTGATGGCGGTGGTGAGCGACGACAAAGCGGCGTTTGATAAGCTCTGGCAGTGGACTGACACGACGCTCAAGAACAAAGATAACGGTCTGTTTTACTGGCGCTATAACCCCGTCGAACCAGACCCGATTACTGACAAAAACGATGCCACCGATGGCGATACGATGATCGCCTGGGCGCTGTTAAAAGCCGACGCCCGCTGGCATGACCCACGTTACAGCGCCGCCTCGGATGCCATCACCAAAGCGCTGGTCTCCCACACGGTGATCCGCTACGCCGGTCAACGCGTGATGCTGCCAGGCGCGAACGGGTTTAACCTCAACAGCGAAGTGATCCTCAATCCGTCGTACTTTATCTTCCCCGCCTGGCAGGCCTTTGCCGATCGCACCCATCTGCAGGTGTGGCGCGAGTTGATCAAAGACGGGCAAACGCTGCTCGGCAAGATGGGCTCCGGCACGGCCAATCTGCCGACCGACTGGGTTTCGCTCGCGGCAGGCGGCAAACTCACGCCCGCCAAAGCCTGGCCGCCGCGCATGAGCTACGATGCGATCCGCATTCCGCTGTATCTGCACTGGTATAACCCGCAAAGCCCGCAGCTCACGCCGTGGCGTAGCTGGTTTGGGCAGTTCAGCCGCGAGAAAACCCCGGCGTGGGTGAATGTCACGACCAACGAGTATGCGCCTTACATGATGGAAGGCGGTCTGCTGGCGGTGCGTGATTTAACGATGGGGCAGGCGATGAGCGAACCGGAGATTACGGCGAAGGATGACTATTATTCGGCGAGTCTGAAGATGCTGGTGTGGGTGTCGGGGCGGTAA
- the bcsD gene encoding cellulose biosynthesis protein BcsD yields the protein MTTTMDNPAVLSWFRAQQTPEGWFDLLALMVDGMVRNVGELESQPFLHQMGVALAEQFPLPPSETVGELEANINAQLARFGWGCVELDTRETDLTLRHQALPVSRNEDRQTRWCHAFCAILEGLYVRWMQGQGGKAHVTVSRERIFSISDVQFRYHNPQ from the coding sequence ATGACAACAACGATGGATAATCCCGCGGTGCTGAGCTGGTTTCGCGCGCAGCAAACGCCGGAAGGCTGGTTCGATCTGCTGGCGCTGATGGTAGACGGCATGGTGCGCAACGTCGGCGAACTCGAAAGCCAGCCGTTCCTGCATCAGATGGGCGTGGCGCTGGCTGAACAGTTCCCGCTTCCGCCGTCGGAAACCGTCGGCGAGCTGGAAGCGAACATCAACGCCCAACTGGCGCGTTTTGGCTGGGGCTGCGTGGAGTTAGACACCCGCGAGACCGATTTGACCCTGCGCCATCAGGCGCTGCCCGTCAGCCGCAACGAGGATCGGCAAACCCGCTGGTGTCACGCCTTCTGTGCAATACTGGAAGGGCTCTATGTCCGCTGGATGCAAGGGCAGGGCGGGAAAGCGCATGTGACGGTCAGTCGCGAGCGCATTTTTTCGATTTCGGACGTGCAGTTCCGTTACCACAACCCACAGTGA
- the bcsG gene encoding cellulose biosynthesis protein BcsG encodes MTNSTYTASAPSPLWQYWRGLSGWNFYFLVKFGLLWAGYLNFHPLLNLVFMAFLLMPIPNLKLHRLRHWVAIPIGFGLFWHDTWLPGPESIMSQGSQVAGFSSDYLLDLTERFINWQMIGAIFVLLIAWLFLSQWIRVTVFVVAIMIWLNVLTLAGPSFSLWPAGQPTNTVTTTGGSAAPTVATAGETAVIGDIPAQTAPPTSANLNTWLSSFYNAEDKRQTNFPASLPADAQPFELLVINICSLSWADVDAAGLASHPLWKHFDIQFKDFNSATSYSGPAAIRLLRASCGQPSHKNLYQPAGNQCYLFDNLEKLGFSQHLMLGHNGVFGDFLKEVRENGGMHAPLMDQTGLPVPLLGFDGSPVYDDTATLQRWLQTVGKEDNARSATFYNTLPLHDGNHYPGVSKTADYKVRAQKFFDELDAFFTELEKSGRRVMVVVVPEHGGALKGDRMQVSGLRDIPSPSITNVPAGIKFFGMKAPHQGAPIEITQPVSYLAISELVARAVDGKLFVEESVNWNQLTSGLPQTAEVSENANAVVIQYQNKPYVRLNGGDWVPYPQ; translated from the coding sequence ATGACTAATTCTACCTATACCGCTTCGGCACCTTCGCCGCTTTGGCAATACTGGCGCGGCCTTTCCGGCTGGAACTTCTACTTTCTGGTGAAATTTGGCCTGCTCTGGGCGGGCTATCTCAATTTCCATCCGCTGCTGAACCTGGTGTTTATGGCATTTTTACTGATGCCGATTCCAAACCTGAAGCTGCACCGTCTGCGTCACTGGGTGGCGATCCCGATCGGCTTCGGGCTGTTCTGGCATGACACCTGGCTGCCTGGCCCGGAAAGCATCATGAGCCAGGGCTCGCAGGTCGCGGGCTTTAGCAGCGATTACCTGCTCGATCTGACGGAACGTTTTATTAACTGGCAGATGATTGGCGCTATTTTCGTGCTGCTGATTGCGTGGCTGTTCCTCTCTCAGTGGATCCGCGTCACGGTGTTTGTAGTGGCGATTATGATCTGGCTGAACGTCCTGACGCTGGCGGGCCCGAGCTTCTCCCTGTGGCCAGCCGGTCAACCGACGAATACCGTGACCACGACGGGCGGCAGTGCGGCACCGACGGTCGCGACGGCCGGTGAGACGGCAGTGATTGGCGATATTCCGGCGCAGACCGCGCCGCCGACCAGCGCCAATCTCAACACCTGGCTTTCCAGCTTCTATAACGCGGAAGATAAGCGTCAGACCAACTTCCCGGCGTCACTGCCTGCCGATGCGCAGCCGTTTGAACTGCTGGTGATTAACATCTGCTCCCTGTCGTGGGCAGACGTGGATGCGGCCGGTCTGGCGTCGCATCCGCTGTGGAAGCACTTCGACATTCAGTTCAAAGATTTCAACTCGGCGACCTCCTACAGCGGCCCGGCGGCGATTCGTCTGCTGCGCGCCAGCTGCGGTCAGCCGTCGCACAAAAACCTCTATCAGCCCGCGGGCAACCAGTGCTACCTGTTCGATAACCTCGAAAAACTGGGCTTCTCGCAGCACCTGATGCTCGGTCACAACGGCGTATTCGGTGACTTCCTGAAAGAAGTGCGCGAAAACGGCGGGATGCATGCCCCGCTGATGGACCAGACCGGCCTGCCGGTTCCGCTGCTGGGCTTTGACGGTTCGCCGGTTTATGACGACACCGCCACGCTGCAACGCTGGCTGCAAACGGTCGGCAAAGAAGATAACGCCCGTAGCGCGACCTTCTACAACACCCTGCCACTGCACGACGGGAACCACTATCCGGGTGTGAGCAAAACGGCGGATTACAAGGTTCGTGCGCAGAAGTTCTTCGATGAGCTGGATGCGTTCTTTACCGAGCTGGAGAAATCCGGTCGTCGGGTGATGGTGGTGGTCGTGCCGGAGCACGGCGGCGCGCTGAAAGGCGACAGAATGCAGGTGTCCGGTCTGCGCGACATCCCAAGCCCGTCGATCACCAACGTCCCGGCCGGGATTAAGTTCTTCGGCATGAAAGCGCCGCATCAGGGCGCGCCAATCGAAATCACTCAGCCCGTCAGCTATCTGGCGATTTCCGAACTGGTGGCGCGTGCGGTAGACGGGAAGTTGTTTGTGGAAGAGAGCGTGAACTGGAATCAGCTCACCAGCGGTCTGCCGCAGACGGCGGAAGTGTCTGAGAACGCGAATGCGGTGGTGATTCAGTACCAGAATAAACCGTATGTGCGGTTGAATGGTGGGGATTGGGTGCCGTATCCGCAGTAG
- the bcsA gene encoding UDP-forming cellulose synthase catalytic subunit produces MSRLSSWLLIPPVSARLGERYRNYRRHGASAFSAAMGCFWIILAWMFIPLEHPRWQHIRARHRELYPHLDPDRPRPLDPARYALQALWLIATQAKQQRTEPRWRSVSRLKNLRGRYHQWLETLPERVSDQTSHLDKQKELGHLHPGLRRFILGVIVVFSLILALVCITQPFNPLAQFIFLMLLWGVALLVRRIPGRFSAMMLIVLSLTVSCRYIWWRYTSTLNWDDPVSLTCGLILLFAETYAWIVLVLGYFQVVWPLNRQPVPLPKDTEQWPTVDIFVPTYNEDLSVVKNTIYASLGIDWPKDKLNIWILDDGGREEFRQFADSVGVKYVARTTHEHAKAGNINNALQYATGEFVSIFDCDHVPTRSFLQMTMGWFLKEKELAMMQTPHHFFSPDPFERNLGRFRKTPNEGTLFYGLVQDGNDMWDATFFCGSCAVIRRKPLDEIGGIAVETVTEDAHTSLRLHRRGYTSAYMRIPQAAGLATESLSAHIGQRIRWARGMVQIFRLDNPLTGKGLKLAQRLCYVNAMFHFLSGIPRLIFLTAPLAFLLLHAYIIFAPALMIALFVLPHMIHASLTNSKIQGKYRHSFWSEIYETVLAWYIAPPTLVALINPHKGKFNVTAKGGLVEEEYVDWVISRPYIFLVLLNIFGVLVGIWRYFYGPENEVLTVFVSLAWVFYNLIILGGAVAVSVESKQVRRSHRVEISMPAAIAREDGHLFSCTVQDFSDGGLGIKINGQAKVLEGQKVKLLLKRGQQEYVFPTQVMRVAGNEVGLQLMPLTKKQHIDFVQCTFARADTWALWQDSFPEDKPLESLLDILKLGFRGYRHLAEFAPPSVKIIFRSLTSLVSWVVSFIPRRPERDEAKQQPDPVMAQQ; encoded by the coding sequence ATGAGTCGGCTATCCAGCTGGTTACTCATCCCGCCCGTCAGCGCGCGTTTAGGCGAGCGCTACCGGAACTATCGCCGTCACGGTGCGTCAGCCTTCAGCGCCGCGATGGGCTGTTTCTGGATCATTCTGGCATGGATGTTTATCCCCCTCGAACACCCGCGCTGGCAGCACATTCGCGCGCGCCATCGCGAGCTCTATCCGCATCTCGACCCCGATCGCCCGCGCCCGCTGGACCCCGCGCGATACGCCCTGCAGGCGTTATGGCTGATTGCGACCCAGGCGAAACAGCAAAGAACCGAGCCGCGCTGGCGCAGCGTGAGTCGCTTAAAAAATCTGCGTGGTCGTTACCATCAGTGGCTGGAAACGCTGCCTGAGCGCGTCAGCGACCAGACCAGCCATCTGGATAAGCAAAAAGAGCTGGGGCATCTGCACCCCGGCTTGCGGCGTTTTATTCTGGGCGTGATCGTCGTGTTCTCGCTCATTCTGGCGCTGGTCTGTATCACCCAGCCGTTTAACCCGCTGGCGCAGTTTATCTTCCTGATGCTGCTGTGGGGCGTGGCGCTGCTGGTGCGGCGTATTCCGGGGCGCTTCTCGGCAATGATGCTGATTGTGCTCTCGCTCACCGTCTCCTGCCGCTACATCTGGTGGCGCTATACCTCGACCCTGAACTGGGATGACCCGGTCAGCCTGACCTGCGGTTTGATTCTGCTGTTCGCCGAAACCTACGCATGGATCGTCCTGGTACTCGGCTATTTCCAGGTGGTCTGGCCGCTCAACCGCCAGCCGGTTCCGCTGCCAAAAGACACCGAACAGTGGCCGACGGTGGATATTTTCGTTCCGACCTACAACGAAGATCTGAGCGTGGTGAAAAACACCATCTACGCCTCTCTCGGCATCGACTGGCCGAAAGATAAGCTCAATATCTGGATTCTGGACGACGGCGGCCGCGAAGAGTTTCGTCAGTTCGCCGACAGCGTCGGGGTGAAATACGTCGCCCGTACCACCCACGAACACGCGAAAGCCGGGAACATCAACAACGCGCTGCAATACGCCACCGGCGAATTCGTCTCGATTTTCGACTGCGACCACGTGCCGACGCGCTCGTTCCTGCAGATGACCATGGGTTGGTTCCTGAAAGAGAAAGAGCTGGCGATGATGCAGACGCCGCACCACTTCTTCTCGCCGGACCCGTTTGAGCGCAACCTCGGGCGTTTTCGCAAGACGCCAAACGAAGGCACGCTGTTCTACGGTCTGGTGCAGGACGGGAACGACATGTGGGATGCGACCTTCTTCTGCGGCTCCTGTGCGGTCATTCGCCGTAAACCGCTGGATGAAATCGGCGGTATCGCCGTCGAAACTGTCACCGAAGATGCGCACACCTCTCTGCGCCTGCACCGTCGCGGCTACACCTCGGCGTACATGCGTATTCCGCAGGCGGCAGGGCTGGCGACCGAATCCCTGTCCGCGCACATCGGCCAGCGTATCCGCTGGGCGCGCGGGATGGTGCAGATTTTCCGTCTCGATAACCCGCTGACGGGTAAAGGGCTGAAGCTCGCGCAGCGCCTGTGCTACGTCAACGCCATGTTCCACTTCCTGTCCGGTATCCCGCGGCTGATCTTCCTCACCGCGCCGCTGGCGTTCCTGCTGCTGCACGCGTACATCATCTTTGCCCCGGCGCTGATGATTGCCCTGTTCGTGCTCCCGCACATGATCCACGCCAGCCTGACCAACTCGAAGATTCAGGGGAAATACCGCCACTCGTTCTGGAGTGAAATCTACGAAACGGTGCTGGCCTGGTATATCGCGCCGCCGACGCTGGTGGCGCTGATTAACCCGCACAAAGGGAAATTCAACGTCACCGCCAAAGGTGGCCTGGTGGAAGAGGAGTATGTCGACTGGGTGATCTCCCGACCGTACATCTTCCTCGTGCTGCTGAATATCTTCGGCGTGCTGGTGGGGATCTGGCGCTACTTCTACGGCCCGGAAAACGAAGTGCTGACCGTGTTCGTCAGCCTCGCGTGGGTCTTCTATAACCTGATTATCCTCGGCGGCGCGGTGGCGGTATCGGTGGAGAGCAAGCAGGTTCGCCGCTCCCATCGCGTCGAAATCTCCATGCCCGCAGCCATTGCCCGTGAAGACGGCCATCTCTTCTCCTGTACCGTTCAGGACTTCTCCGACGGCGGCTTAGGCATCAAGATCAACGGCCAGGCAAAAGTGCTTGAAGGGCAGAAGGTCAAACTGCTGCTCAAGCGTGGCCAACAGGAGTACGTATTCCCGACGCAGGTCATGCGTGTGGCGGGCAATGAAGTGGGGCTGCAGCTGATGCCGCTCACCAAAAAGCAACATATCGATTTTGTACAGTGCACGTTCGCCCGCGCGGATACGTGGGCGCTCTGGCAGGACAGCTTCCCGGAAGATAAACCACTGGAAAGTCTGCTGGATATTCTGAAGTTGGGGTTCCGTGGTTATCGCCACCTTGCAGAATTTGCTCCGCCGTCAGTGAAAATAATTTTCCGGTCACTTACCTCGCTGGTTTCCTGGGTGGTGTCGTTTATCCCTCGTCGTCCTGAGCGGGATGAGGCGAAACAGCAACCGGACCCGGTTATGGCTCAACAATGA
- the bcsF gene encoding cellulose biosynthesis protein BcsF: protein MNNTDIIQLVILCAIIFFPLGYYARHSLRRTRDTVRLLFAKPRYVKSAGTLKRASHVKANRKHD, encoded by the coding sequence ATGAACAACACCGACATTATTCAGCTGGTGATCCTCTGCGCGATCATCTTCTTCCCGCTTGGCTACTACGCGCGCCATTCGTTACGCCGTACCCGCGATACGGTGAGATTGCTGTTTGCAAAACCTCGCTATGTTAAATCAGCCGGAACACTGAAACGGGCTTCACACGTCAAGGCAAACCGAAAACATGACTAA
- the bcsE gene encoding cellulose biosynthesis c-di-GMP-binding protein BcsE produces MNPIFSVGIQSLWDELRHMPAGGVWWISTDRNEDAISLVNQTIAAQERDAKVAAIAMGENPKKIFSLNDECGPDKVRLFSMPDGQDGLYFLPRDIQCSIDPHHYLVVLKCANNAWQNISTEKLRLWLEKINKWVRDQNCTLLVVSPGSNNDKQFSFLMSEYRSLFGLASIRHQADSHLYDIAFWCNEKGVSARQQLSLKHIDDEWHLAQQEETVVQPRNDEKRILSHVAVLEGAPALSEHWSLFDTNEALFNEARNTQAATIVFSLTQNNQIESIARQIHTLRRQRGSVLKIVVRENTTSLRATDERLLLGCGANMVIPWNAPLSRCLTLLESIQGQQFNRHVPEDITTLLSMTQPMKLRGYQKWDTFCDAVSNMMSNTLLPADGKGVMVALRPVPGIRIEQALTLCRPNRTGDIMTIGDNRLVLFLSFCRINDLDTALNHIFPLPTGDIFSNRMIWFEDNLISAEIVQMKQLAPEQWGKPLLVASDTKPVLNATHDGHVWRRVPEPLRLLSDAEERASS; encoded by the coding sequence GTGAACCCCATATTTTCAGTTGGTATCCAGTCATTATGGGACGAATTGCGCCACATGCCAGCCGGCGGAGTCTGGTGGATCAGTACGGATCGCAATGAAGATGCTATAAGTCTGGTAAATCAAACAATTGCGGCGCAAGAGCGCGACGCGAAAGTCGCGGCGATCGCGATGGGTGAAAACCCGAAGAAAATCTTTAGCCTCAATGATGAATGCGGGCCGGACAAAGTCCGTTTATTTTCCATGCCGGATGGGCAGGATGGTCTATACTTTTTGCCCCGCGATATTCAATGTAGCATTGACCCGCATCATTATTTAGTGGTGCTTAAATGCGCGAATAACGCCTGGCAAAATATATCCACAGAAAAATTGCGACTCTGGCTGGAAAAGATCAATAAATGGGTGCGAGATCAAAATTGCACGCTGCTGGTGGTCAGTCCCGGCAGTAATAATGATAAGCAGTTCTCATTTTTAATGAGTGAATATCGTTCTCTGTTTGGCCTGGCGAGTATCCGCCATCAGGCCGATAGCCATCTTTACGATATTGCGTTCTGGTGCAATGAAAAAGGCGTCAGCGCCCGACAACAGCTGTCACTGAAACATATTGATGATGAGTGGCATTTAGCCCAGCAGGAAGAGACTGTTGTCCAGCCGCGTAACGATGAAAAACGCATCCTGAGCCACGTCGCGGTATTAGAAGGTGCGCCAGCCCTCTCCGAACACTGGTCTTTGTTCGATACCAACGAAGCGCTGTTCAATGAAGCGCGTAACACTCAGGCCGCCACCATCGTCTTTTCGCTGACGCAAAATAACCAAATAGAGTCAATTGCCCGTCAAATCCATACCCTGCGCCGCCAGCGCGGCAGCGTGCTGAAAATCGTGGTGCGTGAAAACACCACCAGCCTGCGCGCTACGGACGAACGTCTGCTGCTCGGCTGCGGCGCGAATATGGTGATCCCGTGGAACGCCCCGCTCTCCCGCTGCCTGACGCTGCTGGAAAGTATTCAGGGCCAGCAGTTTAACCGTCACGTGCCGGAAGATATCACGACGCTGCTCTCCATGACCCAGCCGATGAAGCTGCGCGGCTACCAGAAATGGGACACCTTCTGCGACGCGGTAAGCAACATGATGAGCAACACGTTGTTACCGGCAGACGGCAAAGGGGTGATGGTCGCGCTGCGTCCGGTGCCAGGGATTCGCATCGAGCAGGCGCTGACCTTATGCCGTCCGAACCGCACCGGGGATATCATGACCATCGGCGATAATCGTCTGGTGCTGTTTTTATCCTTCTGCCGCATCAACGATCTCGATACCGCCCTCAACCACATCTTCCCGCTGCCAACCGGGGATATCTTCTCTAACCGGATGATCTGGTTCGAAGACAATCTGATCAGCGCCGAAATTGTGCAGATGAAACAGCTGGCACCGGAACAGTGGGGCAAACCGCTGCTGGTGGCGAGCGATACCAAGCCGGTGCTGAATGCCACCCACGATGGACACGTCTGGCGCAGGGTGCCTGAGCCGCTGCGTCTGCTGAGTGATGCCGAGGAGAGAGCCTCATCATGA